One Watersipora subatra chromosome 4, tzWatSuba1.1, whole genome shotgun sequence genomic window carries:
- the LOC137393157 gene encoding uncharacterized protein translates to MYILSSMLLFSIITSASGQIEYYCSNSTISGDLNIAILVNNHYGSACDKAAPESAVNPLSDSIRLWTGTALPESLTIGLRVLDVCGDVDRASKLIHELVPWSSLYEDNVATDICTVSDSLVSVGMVSTVQPISYELTSLLQKASIPLVVAKNGYQNKVGPENRSTQVLGDSQETLTEILSKFLVALNWDFLTVVHSDDEAGLNSYEAFRSLSSKYYLCIDKVITVSSEQLDGKINTEGVVYLGSEGIGLRVLTLADLKDKTWVTTLNIKGLELRGPGRVYSVVRSGEDLVTQALKALGDAMSATINERNCNTDSITSCINSEFKSLFVRNTEKEIDELADVSYYAYLQPDDVKVATITLSGVTTELGFKKEPSLCDPTVTDCRDQCKHLQRNYLYIPGDWMIVMSLPIGKEIDPNNRWACIEYTDVGLFRAEAASYAFFALQNAFGNVRGQNTGLLVLDSCGDKLKTAGIVYDIVRGDLDSEICDTEDPTNCFNHTKIAVFIGDYSSAVTQKIQTILRDIPIIHMSYGASSVTLSDRTQFPYFLRTNPPDNIQTHYMVALLKRLRDDSKEPVNAVNIIYTDGLYGRTGAESVKEALSSTEICVHLEKKVNETRPNNFSVLVNDILQTTEDVKFIIVFLDTSHLDNLMVTIGLPQYRNSWLSQGFSFIFSDTWNDDPELLDKYGEIVKGSFSFKFNADFESENLASNLMNRDLPTVENVNPWLSTLEQEVGECKLRGNFMSEYSAPCELAQDLSAFAKESYSLHMIKALTTATVALQNLAFNHLNSNPNYLFDPDTITSRYDSFLRIEIPQLLQNKPKTHQPFTQKSADSDTYGNGKVGYTIYNINGDPDYVKIFETSYDPSVGLANSYIALPNFFKSNKVVGDITSFREQCFQSTDASGSPTTTAPSVPASIKTAVIIMGVALGLLIICLIAFCIIQRWRKERQNRSTAATTEGAYSEMCNYPENLSIEQLRGIRNYVSSPERATEAMDIHTDAGQSSHSYVSLQGKEATIPKPPDEEDPYMHPQNNAPIQGKDNAAFAPSEADDTVKISDSVSNASCTLSTSTASTRNTGVPTPAPRLSNSKESHSEDFLSQETCYV, encoded by the exons atgtatatattgtctTCTATGTTATTGTTCAGCATAATCACATCAGCTTCCGGACAAATTGAGTACTACTGCAGCAATAGCACAATTTCAG GAGACCTGAACATAGCCATATTAGTTAACAACCACTATGGCAGCGCTTGTGATAAGGCAGCCCCGGAGTCAGCCGTAAATCCACTCAGCGATAGCATCAGGCTATGGACTGGTACGGCGTTACCAGAATCATTGACTATAGGACTGCGTGTTCTCGATGTCTGTGGAGATGTTGACAGAGCTAGCAAACTGATTCACGAGTTGGTACCTTGGAGCAGTCTGTATGAAGATAATGTAGCAACAGACATATGTACAGTTTCTGACTCTCTAGTCAGCGTTG GAATGGTATCTACAGTTCAACCGATAAGCTATGAGCTTACTAGCTTGCTTCAGAAAGCGAGCATCCCATTGGTTGTTGCGAAGAATGGTTACCAAAATAAAGTTGGACCAGAAAACCGCTCTACACAGGTACTTGGAGACTCTCAGGAAACATTAACAGAG ATCCTTAGCAAATTCCTGGTAGCCTTGAATTGGGATTTCCTCACAGTAGTACATTCAGATGATGAGGCTGGGTTAAACAGTTATGAAGCTTTCAGAAGCCTCAGCTCCAAGTATTATCTCTGCATAGACAAAGTAATAACAGTAAGTTCAGAGCAACTTGATGGAAAGATAAATACAGAAGGAGTTGTCTACCTCGGCTCTGAGGGAATAG GTCTGAGGGTGCTGACACTGGCCGACTTGAAGGATAAAACTTGGGTAACAACTTTGAACATCAAAGGTTTGGAGTTGCGAGGTCCTGGCAGAGTTTACTCAGTAGTCAGATCAGGAGAAGACCTTGTGACTCAGGCGTTGAAAGCTTTAGGAGATGCGATGAGCGCTACCATAAATGAACGCAACTGTAACACAG ACAGCATCACATCATGCATAAATTCAgaatttaaatctttgtttgtgCGAAACACTGAAAAAGAGATCGATGAACTTGCTGATGTATCTTACTATGCTTATCTACAGCCTGATGATGTGAAG GTGGCCACCATCACGCTGTCTGGTGTTACAACAGAGTTGGGTTTCAAAAAAGAGCCATCTTTATGTGACCCAACGGTGACAGACTGCCGTGACCAGTGCAAGCATCTCCAACGTAACTACCTCTACATTCCTGGGGACTGGATGATTGTCATGTCCCTTCCTATTGGCAAAGA GATTGATCCAAATAACCGTTGGGCATGCATTGAATATACTGATGTCGGGCTGTTTCGTGCCGAGGCAGCCTCATACGCCTTCTTTGCTCTTCAAAACGCCTTTGGAAATGTTCGTGGCCAGAACACTGGACTGCTAGTGCTCGACTCGTGCGGAGATAAGCTAAAAACAGCTGGCATCGTGTATGATATTGTCAGAGGTGACCTTGACTCTGAGATATGCGACACAGAAGATCCAACCAACTGCTTTAACCATACTAAGATTGCTGTCTTCATTGGAGACTATAGCAGTGCTGTCACCCAGAag ATTCAGACAATACTGAGAGACATACCTATCATTCACATGTCCTATGGAGCCTCTAGTGTAACCTTGAGTGATAGGACTCAGTTTCCATACTTCCTCCGAACAAACCCTCCTGATAATATTCAGACTCACTACATGGTTGCGCTGCTGAAACGGCTGAGAGATGACAGCAAGGAACCCGTCAATgctgtgaatattatttataccgATGGCCTCTATGGCAGGACTGGTGCAGAG agtgTAAAGGAAGCTTTGAGCTCAACAGAAATCTGCGTACACCTGGAAAAGAAGGTCAATGAAACAAGGCCAAACAACTTCTCTGTGCTAGTTAATGATATCCTTCAAACTACGGAGGATGTTAAATTTATCATAGTCTTCCTGGACACATCA CATTTGGATAACCTGATGGTAACCATTGGCCTCCCACAGTACCGCAACTCGTGGCTAAGCCAAGGCTTCAGCTTTATATTTAGTGATACATGGAATGATGACCCCGAACTACTTGATAAATATGGAGAAATCGTCAAAGGAAGTTTCTCATTTAAGTTCAATGCAGACTTTGAG AGTGAAAATCTGGCCAGCAATTTGATGAATCGAGATTTGCCTACTGTGGAAAATGTAAATCCTTGGCTGTCTACGCTAGAACAGGAAGTAGGCGAATGTAAACTAAGAGGAAACTTCATGAGTGAATATTCAGCGCCATGTGAACTCGCACAAGACCTCAGTGCCTTTGCTAAAGAGTCTTACTCCCTGCATATGATCAAAGCTTTAACAACAGCAACCGTAGCACTCCAAAACCTAGCCTTCAACCATCTTAATTCAAATCCTAACTATCTATTTGATCCAGACACGATAACATCGCGTTACGATTCCTTCTTACGTATTGAAATACCCCAACTACTACAAAATAAACCTAAAACCCATCAACCGTTCACACAGAAGTCAGCGGATAGCGATACTTACGGTAATGGGAAGGTGGGATACACTATCTATAATATCAATGGGGATCCAGActatgtgaaaatatttgagACCAGTTATGACCCCTCTGTTGGTCTTGCCAACAGCTACATAGCCCTCCCTAACTTCTTCAAATCTAATAAAGTGGTAGGAGACATAACAAGTTTCAGAGAACAGTGTTTTCAGTCCACAGATGCATCAGGGTCTCCAACTACAACTGCTCCGTCTGTTCCTGCGAGTATAAAAACAGCCGTAATTATTATGGGTGTTGCACTCGGACTTCTGATTATTTGTCTCATTGCCTTCTGCATTATAC AGCGATGGCGAAAGGAAAGACAAAATCGAAGTACTGCTGCTACAACAGAAGGTGCTTACTCTGAAATGTGCA ATTATCCAGAGAATCTAAGCATTGAACAGCTCCGAGGAATACGCAATTATGTGAGCAGTCCGGAGAGGGCTACAGAGGCTATGG ACATTCATACTGATGCTGGTCAAAGCAGCCATAGTTACGTCTCGTTGCAAGGGAAAGAGGCAACCATACCAAAACCTCCAG ATGAAGAAGACCCATACATGCATCCACAAAATAATGCACCTATCCAAGGAAAAGATAATGCAGCATTTGCTCCTTCTGAAGCAGATGATACTGTCAAAATATCTGACAGCGTCTCCAACGCTAGTTGCACTCTTAGCACCTCTACAGCAAGCACAAGAAATACTGGAGTTCCTACTCCTGCACCGAGGCTGAGCAACAGCAAAGAAAGTCATTCAGAAGATTTCCTAAGTCAAGAAACCTGCTATGTTTAA